The following are encoded together in the Bacillus sp. NP157 genome:
- the minC gene encoding septum site-determining protein MinC, with protein MSARAETLEAACDLRFGQVGIACVRIRRVDAAALVEELERRVRSAPQMFTRAAVVLDLSHLPKLPDDGMVDALLEAIRSAGMMPVGIAYGTSETEELAERMNLPLIAKFRAQYEPGQGDPVPPSAPAPARSALAAAPVADTGATITAQHHTGSAVRSGQQVYARERDLVVAAAVANGAEVIADGSIHVYGSLRGRAMAGAQGDETARIFCSDFRAELVAIAGHYRVFEDMPKEFEGQAVQCWLDNGKLMIARL; from the coding sequence ATGAGCGCCCGCGCCGAGACGCTTGAAGCCGCCTGCGACCTGCGCTTTGGCCAGGTCGGCATCGCCTGCGTGCGGATCCGCCGCGTCGATGCGGCCGCGCTGGTCGAAGAGCTGGAGCGCCGCGTGCGTTCGGCACCGCAGATGTTCACCCGGGCCGCGGTGGTGCTGGATCTTTCGCACCTGCCGAAGCTGCCGGACGACGGCATGGTCGATGCCCTGCTCGAAGCCATCCGCAGCGCCGGCATGATGCCGGTGGGCATTGCCTACGGCACCAGCGAAACCGAAGAACTGGCCGAGCGGATGAACCTGCCGCTGATCGCCAAGTTCCGCGCCCAGTACGAGCCGGGCCAGGGCGATCCCGTGCCGCCGTCGGCGCCGGCACCGGCACGCTCCGCCCTCGCCGCGGCACCGGTCGCAGACACCGGCGCGACGATCACCGCGCAGCACCACACCGGCAGCGCCGTGCGCTCGGGCCAGCAGGTCTACGCCCGCGAACGCGACCTGGTCGTCGCGGCAGCGGTCGCCAATGGCGCGGAAGTCATCGCCGACGGCTCGATCCACGTGTACGGCAGCCTGCGCGGCCGCGCGATGGCCGGCGCACAGGGCGATGAGACGGCACGCATCTTCTGCTCCGACTTCCGCGCCGAACTGGTCGCGATCGCCGGGCATTACCGCGTGTTCGAAGACATGCCGAAAGAATTCGAGGGCCAGGCCGTGCAATGCTGGCTCGATAATGGAAAACTCATGATCGCGCGCCTCTGA
- the minD gene encoding septum site-determining protein MinD — protein sequence MTEIIVVTSGKGGVGKTTTSASLATGLAIEGKKVAVIDFDVGLRNLDLIMGCERRVVYDFVNVVHGEATLKQALIKDKRHENLFVLAASQTRDKDALTQEGVEKVLEELTKENFDFVVCDSPAGIEKGAHLAMYFADHAVVVVNPEVSSVRDSDRILGLLSSKTRRAEKGEAPIKQHLLLTRYNPNRVEAGEMLSVKDVEDILGISVVGVIPESENVLAASNAGVPVILDDNSNAGQAYRDTVARILGAERPLRFIEPVKKGFLKRVFGG from the coding sequence TTGACAGAAATCATCGTCGTCACCTCCGGCAAGGGCGGAGTCGGCAAGACCACCACCAGTGCCTCCCTCGCCACCGGCCTCGCCATCGAAGGGAAGAAGGTCGCGGTCATCGACTTCGACGTGGGCTTGCGCAACCTCGACCTGATCATGGGCTGCGAGCGGCGCGTGGTGTACGACTTCGTCAACGTCGTGCACGGCGAAGCCACGCTCAAGCAGGCGCTGATCAAGGACAAGCGCCACGAAAACCTGTTCGTGCTCGCCGCGTCGCAGACGCGCGACAAGGACGCCCTGACCCAGGAAGGCGTCGAGAAGGTGCTCGAAGAGCTGACCAAGGAGAACTTCGACTTCGTGGTCTGCGATTCGCCCGCCGGTATTGAGAAGGGTGCGCACCTGGCCATGTACTTCGCCGACCACGCCGTCGTCGTCGTCAACCCCGAGGTTTCCTCGGTGCGCGACTCCGATCGCATCCTCGGCCTGCTTTCCAGCAAGACCCGTCGCGCCGAAAAGGGCGAGGCGCCGATCAAGCAGCACCTGTTGCTCACCCGTTACAACCCGAACCGCGTCGAAGCCGGCGAAATGCTGAGCGTGAAAGACGTCGAGGACATCCTCGGCATCTCCGTCGTGGGCGTTATCCCGGAATCGGAGAACGTCCTCGCGGCCTCCAACGCCGGCGTGCCCGTCATCCTCGATGACAATTCCAACGCAGGCCAGGCTTACCGGGACACGGTCGCCCGCATCCTCGGCGCCGAACGTCCGCTGCGTTTCATCGAGCCGGTGAAGAAGGGCTTCCTCAAGCGCGTGTTCGGAGGCTAA
- the minE gene encoding cell division topological specificity factor MinE: MGILDFLKRKPEPSAGVAKERLRIIVAQERSTRGGPDYLPLLRNELLEVIRKYVNVDVEAVNINLERDAGHEVLELSVALPDGKPASA, encoded by the coding sequence ATGGGTATCCTCGATTTCCTGAAGCGCAAGCCCGAGCCGAGTGCCGGCGTGGCCAAGGAACGCCTGCGCATCATCGTCGCCCAGGAGCGTTCGACCCGTGGCGGCCCCGACTACCTGCCGTTGCTGCGCAACGAACTGCTGGAAGTGATCCGCAAGTACGTGAACGTCGACGTCGAGGCCGTGAACATCAACCTCGAGCGTGACGCCGGCCACGAGGTGCTTGAACTCTCCGTCGCGCTGCCGGACGGCAAGCCCGCCTCGGCATGA
- a CDS encoding GNAT family N-acetyltransferase, producing the protein MALAIRDVREHDLDAVLALNNEAGTGILATDRARLRHLYEIAHYFRVAEQDGRIVGFLIAMRQDADYLSPNFRWFQAHYESFVYIDRIVIERDYRGHGLGRIFYCDVQSYAEVRVPLLTCEVFLEPRNDQTVLFHGTMGFQEVGQQKMGHEGPKVSLLARELPSFPFVRERYLEQDGLPAVAWLADRVRPGDSAGVAA; encoded by the coding sequence ATGGCCCTTGCCATCCGCGACGTGCGTGAGCACGACCTGGATGCCGTGCTGGCGCTCAATAATGAAGCGGGCACGGGTATCCTCGCCACGGACCGCGCTCGATTGCGCCATCTGTACGAGATCGCCCACTACTTCCGCGTCGCCGAGCAGGATGGACGCATCGTTGGCTTCCTGATCGCCATGCGCCAGGACGCCGACTACCTGAGCCCGAATTTCCGCTGGTTCCAGGCCCATTACGAGTCGTTCGTGTATATCGACCGCATCGTGATCGAACGCGATTACCGCGGGCATGGCCTGGGCCGGATTTTTTACTGTGACGTGCAAAGTTATGCCGAGGTACGCGTGCCGCTCCTGACCTGCGAAGTTTTCCTTGAACCCCGTAACGACCAGACCGTGCTGTTCCACGGCACCATGGGTTTCCAGGAAGTGGGCCAGCAGAAGATGGGCCACGAAGGTCCGAAGGTGAGCCTGCTCGCCCGCGAGCTTCCCAGTTTCCCGTTCGTGCGCGAGCGCTATCTCGAGCAGGACGGCCTGCCAGCCGTGGCGTGGCTCGCCGATCGCGTCCGCCCGGGCGATTCCGCCGGGGTGGCCGCATGA
- a CDS encoding sensor histidine kinase: MSKVQFNHVRLLRYATYFVFLCVGLPLSLQRAGSQVGQIPDMALLAWTGCYLVFGLVYWLLTRSLGSPVDGPTRVTVLVILTGTALAIGVLSKSGLAALLLVIVAAVVPWLVSLPVGMGWMVVAHVALVPVLMQLPGFGLILSIMQACLYFGFSALMFITSMVASQQASEREELRRLNSELRATRALLAESTRIAERMRIARDLHDLVGHHLTALTLNLEVASHLTNDKAREHVVKAQTTAKQLLADVREVVSELRQDDAIDLTQALRSLTEGVPGLAVHLSIPPRFGVEDPRRAQMLLRCVQEILTNTVRHANARHLWLTFRHTGPDELCLDARDDGRGSGADAFRPGNGLTGMRERLAEFGGTVTFRNDPQGGFALAARLPLGEAQALAHAPARTVLGTDSPLPPTHATIPVPSEDPS; the protein is encoded by the coding sequence ATGTCGAAAGTCCAGTTCAACCACGTTCGCTTGCTGCGCTACGCCACGTACTTCGTGTTCCTGTGCGTAGGCCTGCCGCTGTCCCTGCAGCGGGCGGGTAGCCAGGTGGGGCAGATCCCGGACATGGCCCTGCTGGCCTGGACCGGCTGTTACCTGGTGTTCGGCCTGGTCTACTGGCTGCTCACCCGCAGCCTGGGCTCGCCGGTGGACGGCCCGACCCGGGTGACGGTGCTGGTGATCCTCACCGGTACGGCGCTGGCCATCGGCGTGCTGAGCAAGAGCGGCCTTGCCGCGCTGCTGCTGGTCATCGTCGCCGCCGTGGTGCCGTGGCTGGTAAGCCTGCCGGTCGGCATGGGCTGGATGGTGGTGGCGCATGTGGCGCTGGTACCGGTGCTCATGCAACTGCCGGGCTTCGGCCTGATCCTCTCGATCATGCAGGCCTGCCTCTACTTCGGCTTCTCCGCGCTGATGTTCATCACCTCGATGGTGGCCAGCCAGCAGGCCTCCGAGCGCGAAGAGCTGCGTCGGCTCAATTCCGAACTGCGCGCGACCCGCGCCCTGCTGGCCGAGTCAACCCGCATCGCCGAGCGGATGCGGATCGCCCGCGACCTGCACGATCTCGTCGGCCATCACCTGACCGCGCTCACGCTGAACCTCGAGGTGGCGAGCCACCTCACCAACGACAAGGCGCGCGAGCACGTGGTCAAGGCGCAGACCACCGCCAAGCAGCTGCTGGCCGATGTCCGCGAAGTGGTGAGCGAGCTGCGCCAGGACGACGCCATCGACCTGACCCAGGCCCTGCGCAGCCTGACCGAGGGCGTGCCAGGCCTCGCCGTACACCTTTCCATTCCGCCGCGCTTCGGCGTCGAAGATCCGCGCCGCGCACAGATGCTGCTGCGCTGCGTCCAGGAAATCCTTACCAATACGGTGCGCCACGCGAATGCGCGGCACCTGTGGCTCACCTTCCGCCATACCGGCCCCGACGAACTCTGCCTGGACGCGCGCGACGACGGCCGCGGCAGCGGTGCCGACGCCTTCCGCCCGGGCAATGGCCTCACCGGCATGCGCGAGCGGCTGGCCGAATTTGGTGGCACAGTGACCTTTCGTAACGACCCGCAGGGCGGTTTCGCGCTCGCCGCGCGCTTGCCGCTGGGCGAGGCACAGGCCCTGGCCCATGCCCCGGCGCGGACCGTGCTGGGCACGGATAGCCCCCTGCCGCCCACCCATGCCACCATCCCCGTTCCATCCGAGGACCCCTCATGA